One Dysidea avara chromosome 8, odDysAvar1.4, whole genome shotgun sequence genomic window, tgagacctgtaaaagaataagcaggcactgaagttaaccttaaattaaacactcatgcaactgacctggaacatcggtcgcaacaccaaaaacacttgtttcgatatctgatgacacaatctagcaggcactgaattaaaagagaatgtacaaaaaatcaatatgccgggctgtgtcaataatagcatggataatcaaaatgaacaaaaattatatcccaggctaagtgaatgaataacataactgttgggtaagcatgttaaaccagaacattaggacattagtcaaaccagaacattagacattagtcaaacaaaagtacgctatcacaacttggtcataatacaatgtttgtaccactggacttcacactggttgcccaaaaattgtgccattctgggacaacagcataatattatgaaacaaatagttactacaacacagaaggcttactgttgcactgtctacactgatataccataatttaaaaacataacaggtgggcattaaatacaatacacttaatatctgggtactaggaaaaaatcactaacatcacaacatgtaaactgacctggaaattaacacccttgatgcccctacagtctacactggatacttgttcgaacccatcaacactatgcctgatacatctgagtagattgacctgcaaattcacatcactagtatacagtgataattgataactgcaaaaacaacaattgcaataatacaattcttctgcacgtcaactgacctgaaattcatgacactcaataccgagacctgtaaaagaataagcaggcactgaagtcaaccttaaattaaacacacatgcaaactgacctggaacatcggtcgcaacaccaaagacatctgtttcgatatctgacaaaacaatccagcaggcactgaattaaaaagagaatgtgcaaaaaatcaatatgccgggctgtaccaataaaggatgaataatcaaaatgaactaaaaatatatatcccatatgcaggttaagtgagtaacataactgttgggtaagcatgtaaaccagaacatttggtcattagtcaaacaaaagtacgctatcacaaactggtcactgataattgataactacaaaaagaacaattgcaataatacaattcctctgaatgtcaactgacctgaaattcatgacacctgtatctttgttcctgcatggtctcatctttgttcctgcatggtctcaacttacatatgtaccatgatcacattcaactgctagtggataaaccagtatgaccagatagcctgcaaaaaccaacaagcaggtgttaaatacaatacacatacctaaagcctggaatatgatataagcattattccacactgatatagtaatagattataggatgttgtggaacttgcctaaacgtgtaaacttgaacatgaggacaaccgcataatctggacacttggaattgtccaatacctgatgaaccgcaagtaggtactaatgacattcacttcaacattttatcccagctgggtgaatctcttgtaactgagtaaaaaggtgtttattttccacctgcaaccaaagttctacatttctgtggttgggtgtacataaactgacctggaaaatcagtatgccataggggtatggaaatggttcctttccttctgttgtgacattacttacagctgactggtaaatgatcatcgatgtccccatggaccccaacaatgagtataccaacaacttcacaagttggaatgaatttcctttcaacatctggtggacaggtccaaaaaccctatcgcacaaacacggtgaatcagtgtgtggcgatgtgacacgttgcacaaacttcactcctcgtttcgttagcattcaagaccggcatatatcatagagtccctcagtattcttgactcttactttttcaagcgttgctcaagcgatgtagtttctcacgaggggctcgagtttctcagtaaagtcgagccgattaaagtacgcctcaccatccagttacattcttaaaccattcaatttaaaaccacgtatcatgagtgtccgcttaaggtaattagggactttccacgagatttcccctaaatagatcacgtgttagttgtcaatctggtggattctggtggtatacatggttcaacaatgcggtaagtgtagtataagctgtcaatgaataattgtttgtacactactaaactaagttatttttgtgtgataagcatgcttgaggaagggtctgggggacgagactaatgttttgacagcagttgatggacagcagttgatgatggccaggcaaagaactgcgagaagaactactatgatagtatgatagtagggaaaaattcccacccctatagctctgcctaggggcattaactagcattatctacagctactgtattatgttgctgatgtgtacattcaggccaagaataaaggtgaaagtggtagtaaggctcaatcctattattctgctgaacaggcaagggagtctgggactctggggacatgttccctcaggaaagtataagtactacaacttttttgttttaattgcttcatcaagtataaaaatttcagtcaaaaggtgatgatcgagctctggtcttatgcactggttggagtggttgtatcgatactgcactgtgacatccttgaggggttagtgctggcattatccatggcaatactattccatctccccgagtcttgatgattgagtcctccattcctttctctgctgctccaatcctgaagttgtgaccacagtcaaaaggtgacgatcgaggctctggtcttgcatctatactgtactgcaacacccttgaggggttagtaccggcattgtccatcgcaatactgttctatctcccatatacaagtcttgatggttgagtcctctattcctttctctgctgctctaatcctgaagttgtgaccaaaatattaaaaaatgcatatggttataacatgataaatgattatgatgataacaattacaaatgtatttatagctgtgtagcaactgtgaactaattaggcacttgcaagtttaattaggtgtctgaagcatttaacatgcacagatatgagatatattcatcacgtgcaggcagtaaagataaatttactctaatagaacagtcatactacaccgtaaattcatacttccgaatttacggtgttatgaaacaatcattattatgtatggattttactgactctccaagataatattctgcattaatgttaattgctcatttccaaaaaaattaccttttaaaccaaatatagagtctatcactgacaaaaattagtgatatccaccccaaaaacaccttcgctaaaggcgcgcccaagaaactacaagtacctggaacccaatgtaaaaaagaaaaagaaaaatcagcttagctgaagtgaaaagtaactggtaacttaaagagctgatatctgaagcggccaagaatatacaattactaaactgagtttaatccatgcaagaacaccttggctataaaacaggtgtatacatgaaagtaactggcaactgaaatggctgatatctgaagcggccaagaatgaatggtcatatacaactaattcaaaaatttaacactgaacctttataattcagctgtgttctatattcactcttgctgcatcgtaaagtaatttcttttaactctaattggctggtaatttggccacctttttttgctctattatactgactattaaaaaaggcggccaaattaccagccaattagagttaaaagaaattactttacgatgcagcaagagtgaatatagaacacagctgaattataaaggttcagtgttaaatttttgaattagttgtatatgaccattcattcttggccgcttcagatatcagccatttcagttgccagttactttcatgtatacacctgttttatagccaaggtgttcttgcatggattaaactcagtttagtaattgtattcttggccgcttcagatatcagctctttaagttaccagttacttttcacttcagctaagctgatttttctttttcttttttacattgggttccaggtacttgtagtttcttgggcgcgccttttttacagcgaaggtgtttttggggtggattatatatacacatgcatgcatgcaagcaaatGGATACCACtactaccaagagtatataatggggagtcctccccattatatactcttgctactACCCCTTTTGCTTTTTGGCATTGCCTGCAAAATCAGTCTGTCATATTCACTGCACTTTATTATATTTTTCCATTTCCAATTATGCCTTGATATTTAAGTTAAACACATACCAAAGCTACAACTGTTACATTAATTGCTTAAGAATGACTGTACCTCAGTGACAATATCCATATTATAGAATCAACGTCAATCAAttcatttcatcaaataaaCAGTTAATGTGTATCTACTTTAGTAATTATTTACATTTGTAGTTATAGACTGTTTCTGTAGTTATAGACTGTTCTGTAATTGATTGGGACAGATCTAGTCCCATGGGCAACATCAGCAGTAGCTACATGCTGTCTGCCCAATATCAAAAATATGTTTTGAAGTCTGTTGCTATATAAAGTTAAATCACATGAAAGAATGCAACTTTAAACCAACAATGAATACGACTCACTTGtcataaattataaattttgtagGACAAATATACTTGGATTTTATGCATTCCTGCATGCTGTCTACAATGCTAGAATAAGTATGGGAATAATAGTTAGTGGAAATAATTAGGAAATGTATTGAATAAGTTTTAGGATTTTTAATGCTTGGATACACCACTGACACTGTAAAAGCATTAAACAGTAGAAAAAGGTACTCCAATTACACAaccatttactctaataaagcagccaaatTTTAGTTCATAGCAGTCACTTACTTTTATGAATAACCCTAGCAGATATTTGGCACAATTTTCATAAGAAAATAAaaaattgccagaaagaataattggatACATAGTAAACTTGAGATAAACTGGTAAATGCATCTAAAATAAAACGTTATGTTGATGATTTGGAACTTGCAACAGGTGCATATATGTATATTGCCATATGAGTTGTTATAGAGTAGAATATTATAAGTACATACTTCATGAAAGCATGCACACTTCATGTTTACTTCATACAGACTGTCTCCATCATCCTGGATCCTTACTACAGAAATCAAAATGCTATATTCACAAGTGAGGAGTATCATGCTTGTCTAATAATAATGAGGATACCTACTAATTTATTTGGTCTGCCGAGAAAACACAAACTTTCAGTGAGAAATTATCAACTTTGAATTTTTGAGTTCTATTGTCCTTTTTTGAATACTAGGGAATTAGTTATAACCCATCAACATGTTACATGTATTCTTGGTAATGTATTGCTCCTGCATCATATGCTTTGCAATTTCACCTCTTATTAACATTTTGTACATTAACTACTCATAGATTTAAACTGCAAATTTGACACATAAAATTAACTAGCTATAGGAGTCATTTGTATTGTTCTAGCATAACATATATCttttcattttagtttagtgGTAAGATTCAAACTTATGCTGCACATGGACCAAATGAACCAAACTTTAGGTTCAGTTTGGTAGTTGTTGGGCCGATAGACAGTGATCGTAAAGTTAGCACAGGTTAGTAGTGACTCACTCATAGATAATGGTATTTACCAAGTTTGCTTTTAGTTAATCAGATAATTGAAATACACTCTCGATCAAACAACTATTTTTTAGAGGGTTCAATAATGATTATTTTTCAACCAGTTGAGGTGGAAGGAAAGGACGTTtctaacatttttaaaaagtggACACCAGAATCTATAAAGTGAGATGATTGTATAATGCTGACTACGTATAATTTGTGCAAACTCTTGTTCTCTATTAGGTTCTGGAAATCCAGCAATTCATTAAGCATGCTTAAAGCTTGGCTAGGTCATCACCAGTCTGATTCTGATGAAGAATCTGCAATTTCAGTTGATGAATGTAATTCTAAAGAAGAGGAAGCTATAACCATAGTCAAATGTGGAGACCTGAAGTGCAAGTTTGCACTCAAAATTTATGAGTACCACTATTTTGAGAATGTTGAAACTGCACTTTAGAGTAACAGACAGTGTAAAGACAAATTATTggtaatttttatagtaatagGTCTGAAATAAGAAACTTTACTGTGCCTGAGTCCATCATAGTACACATTTAATCCTTATTTCAGTTAGTtatgtatttttattttaaaagaATCATTAATAACCAGGTGGTTAAACACTGCATTGGTAGGTCATCATTAATTTGCAATCCATGCCATCTACCAATCTGTGGGCAGAgaagcaaactctgcccaatcctatGACGACGGAATGCTCGCCATTACCAAAGCAGCATTACCACGTTGTACATCTATGGAAATCTTCTGGATTAAAAATTGTGTAGCTCTATTGACTATTGTCTCCAGTCTGCTCTAGTATTCGTTATGTGTTATATGGCTAAAACTATGTACTTGAGTATGAAGCAATACAAAGATCAGTACATACGTTTAATTCTATAAGTTCTGACTCACTGTGCTCACAGAATATGTAGCG contains:
- the LOC136265135 gene encoding uncharacterized protein isoform X1, producing MRPCRNKDTGVMNFSACWIVLSDIETDVFGVATDVPGLGIECHEFQVNLLRCIRHSVDGFEQVSSVDCRGIKGVNFQCLLDCVIRYRNKCFWCCDRCSRSQYRHADIQEIITIVGTIFSQVLM
- the LOC136265135 gene encoding uncharacterized protein isoform X2; translated protein: MSLVLRPMFQVSVLSVMNFSYQLSLYTSDVNLQVNLLRCIRHSVDGFEQVSSVDCRGIKGVNFQCLLDCVIRYRNKCFWCCDRCSRSQYRHADIQEIITIVGTIFSQVLM